In Gemmatimonadota bacterium, the sequence ATCCCCGGCAGCCGCAGGAACCCGGTCGCGGTCGTGGTGGATTCAAGGCTGTCGGCTCCCCCTGACCGAAGCCTCTGGGAACGCGCGAAGTGTGGGGAGCAAGTCCTGATGGCCACAACAGATAGCGCGGACAAGGCGGCGGAGTCCAGGCTGGTGGACTGCGGCGTCACCGTGCTTCGCCTTCCGGCGGATCCGGAGGGGCGTGTGGATATGGGGTCGCTCTTTAGGGCGCTGGGCGGCCGCGGGATCAACTCCGTCATGGTGGAAGGCGGCATGGAGCTGCATACGGCAGTCTTGCGCGCGGGACTGATCGGGCGCGCACACCTCTTCGTGGCGCCCCTCATCCTGGGCGGGAGTCGCGGGCCGCGTCTCGTGGGGGACCTGGGTATCGGGAGTGTCGCGGAGGCCCTTCGCCTGCGGGAGATCACGCATGAAACGCTGGGGAGCGATGTCCTCATCACGGGGCGAATCCTCCCCGAGGAGACAGGCTGATGTTCACGGGGATCATTCGCGAAGTCGGGACGCTGCGCGCCGCCACCCGAACGGGCGGGGGAGCACGCCTCACCATCGAAGCTCCCCGGGCTGCGGAAGTGCTCGTGGAGGGCGGTTCGATTGCGGTGGACGGCACCTGCCTGACGGCCACCTCCATTTCGGGCGGGTGCTTCACGGCGGATGCGGTTGCGGAAACGCTGGCGCGAACCATCTGCGACGAATACCGCACGGGCGCCCGCGTGAATCTGGAGCATCCGCTGTCGGTCGGCGATCCTCTGGACGGGCATATCGTGCAGGGACATGTGGACGGTACCGGCGTGGTGTCGCGGATTGCGGACGCGGGGATTCAGCGCACGGTCTCCTTTGAGGTCGCCCGGGAAGTGGCGCCCTTCCTTGCGGTCAAGGGATCGGTGGCGGTCAATGGTGTCAGCCTGACCGTCACGAATGCGGGCGTGACGAACTTCTCCGTGGCGTTGATTCCCACGACACTTCGGGAGACGAATCTGGGAGATGCATCGGTCGGCACTCGGGTGAATCTGGAGGTGGATGTGCTGGCACGATATGTCGCGAGACTGGCCGAGTCCGGTGGGGGAAGGGGACTGACTCGGGAGAAGCTGAAAGGACTGGGCTTTTGAGAGAGACAACCGAACCCGCCGCGCGGGTGACATCCGGAGGCGGGGAGGACGCCATGGATTCGATGGAACGAGCGATTGCGGACATTGCTGCAGGGAAAATGGTGATCGTCGTGGATGACGAAGACCGGGAGAACGAGGGCGACCTTGTCATGGCTGCGGAGCACGCCACGCCGGAAGCGGTCAACTTCATCACCCGCTACGCGCGCGGCATTTTGTGCGCGTCTTTGCCGGGGCGAGAGGCGGAGCGGTTGGGTCTGCCACCGATGACGCAGCGAAACACCGCGCGGATGGGGACTCCGTTCACGGTCTCCGTGGATGCCGCCGAAGGCACCACGACCGGCGTCAGCGCGGCCGATCGCTCGCATACGCTGCGGAAGCTCGCGGACCCGGCATCGGTGCCCGGTGACTTCGCCATGCCGGGACACATCTTCCCGCTGCGTGCGGCCGAGGGCGGCGTCTTGCGTCGTGCCGGGCACACGGAGGCTGCGGTGGATCTGGCTGGACTGGCGGGCCTGCGCGAGGTCGGGGTGCTTTGCGAAATCCTCAACGAAGACGGAAGCATGGCCAGGCTGCCGGACCTGGAGGCGTTTGCGGAGGAACATGGGTTGACGCTGATTTCGATCGCGGATCTGATCGCGTATCGGCGCGGTCGGGAGACGCTGGTCGAGCGACTCGCGGAGACAGAGCTTCCCACCGAGAATGGAAACTGGCGCATGATCCTCTTCGCAGGGAAGCCGCACAACGACC encodes:
- a CDS encoding riboflavin synthase, which codes for MFTGIIREVGTLRAATRTGGGARLTIEAPRAAEVLVEGGSIAVDGTCLTATSISGGCFTADAVAETLARTICDEYRTGARVNLEHPLSVGDPLDGHIVQGHVDGTGVVSRIADAGIQRTVSFEVAREVAPFLAVKGSVAVNGVSLTVTNAGVTNFSVALIPTTLRETNLGDASVGTRVNLEVDVLARYVARLAESGGGRGLTREKLKGLGF
- a CDS encoding bifunctional 3,4-dihydroxy-2-butanone-4-phosphate synthase/GTP cyclohydrolase II, with translation MDSMERAIADIAAGKMVIVVDDEDRENEGDLVMAAEHATPEAVNFITRYARGILCASLPGREAERLGLPPMTQRNTARMGTPFTVSVDAAEGTTTGVSAADRSHTLRKLADPASVPGDFAMPGHIFPLRAAEGGVLRRAGHTEAAVDLAGLAGLREVGVLCEILNEDGSMARLPDLEAFAEEHGLTLISIADLIAYRRGRETLVERLAETELPTENGNWRMILFAGKPHNDLHVALVMGDPATFADADILVRVHSQCLTGDIFGSRRCDCGEQLDLAMARIAKEGRGVLLYMRQEGRGIGLLNKLRAYNLQDGGADTVDANVKLGFRPDQRDYGVGAQILADLGVRRMRIMTNNPAKRIGLESHGLTVVDRVSISVEPREENRRYLDTKREKMGHLLPTYEEEVSDHEV